Proteins from a genomic interval of Lysobacter stagni:
- the ybaL gene encoding YbaL family putative K(+) efflux transporter: protein MHHTSLIAILVAGFVLAFIFGALAQKLRLSPLVGYLLAGVIAGPFTPGFVGDQTLAPQLAEIGVILLMFGVGLHFSLRDLLDVKAIALPGAVAQIALATALGWGLALLLGWSHGAGLVFGLSLSVASTVVLLRALEERRLVETGRGRIAVGWLIVEDLAMVLALVLLPALAGLLGGGGKESSAVEVWEALFKTLAKVGAFVAVMLIVGRRVIPWILERVAGTGSRELFTLCVLAIALGVAFGSAAMFDVSFALGAFFAGMLLNESEFSHQAATETLPLRDAFAVLFFVSVGMLFDPSILLHRPLEVLATFLIIVFGKSIAAYAIVRAFGKANSTALLISASLAQIGEFSFILAGLGVSLEILPKAGQDLILAGALLSIIVNPLLFAWLDRREAREKANRAPEPEEHIYPPIPPELRDHVIQIGYGRVGSELGRLLKEHGVGLVVIDGEDDLVDRARAAGIPAIRGNAANERVLREAAPERAHTVMLAIPNALEAGEIIAKLREINPALTIVARAHSDAEVKHLLEHGADGAVMAERELAHSLAEMVMATPLYRGSRHLPPATA from the coding sequence ATGCATCACACGTCCCTGATCGCAATCCTGGTGGCCGGCTTCGTGCTGGCTTTCATCTTCGGCGCCCTTGCCCAGAAGCTCCGGCTGTCGCCGTTGGTGGGTTATCTGCTGGCCGGCGTGATCGCCGGACCCTTCACACCCGGATTCGTCGGGGATCAGACGCTCGCGCCGCAGCTGGCCGAGATCGGTGTGATCCTGTTGATGTTCGGCGTCGGCCTGCACTTCTCGCTGCGCGACCTGCTCGACGTGAAGGCCATCGCCTTGCCCGGCGCGGTCGCGCAGATTGCGCTGGCCACGGCACTGGGCTGGGGCCTGGCGCTGCTGCTGGGCTGGTCGCACGGCGCGGGTCTGGTGTTCGGCCTGTCGCTCTCGGTGGCCAGCACCGTGGTGCTGCTGCGCGCACTGGAAGAACGGCGCCTGGTCGAGACCGGCCGCGGTCGCATCGCGGTGGGTTGGCTGATCGTCGAGGATCTGGCGATGGTGCTGGCGCTGGTGCTGCTGCCCGCGCTGGCGGGCCTGCTCGGTGGCGGCGGCAAGGAAAGCAGCGCGGTGGAAGTGTGGGAAGCGCTGTTCAAGACGCTGGCCAAGGTCGGCGCGTTCGTCGCGGTGATGCTGATCGTCGGCCGTCGCGTGATCCCGTGGATCCTCGAACGCGTCGCCGGCACCGGCTCGCGCGAACTGTTCACGCTGTGCGTGCTGGCCATCGCGCTGGGCGTTGCGTTCGGGTCTGCGGCGATGTTCGACGTGTCCTTCGCGCTGGGCGCGTTCTTCGCCGGGATGCTGCTCAACGAATCCGAGTTCAGCCATCAGGCCGCCACCGAGACGCTGCCGCTGCGCGATGCGTTCGCGGTGCTGTTCTTCGTCTCGGTCGGCATGCTGTTCGATCCGAGCATCCTGCTGCACCGCCCGCTGGAAGTGCTGGCGACGTTCCTGATCATCGTCTTCGGCAAGTCGATCGCCGCCTACGCGATCGTGCGAGCGTTCGGAAAAGCCAACAGCACCGCGTTGCTGATCTCGGCCAGCCTGGCGCAGATCGGCGAGTTCTCCTTCATCCTCGCCGGCCTGGGCGTGAGCCTGGAGATCCTGCCCAAGGCGGGCCAGGACCTGATCCTCGCCGGCGCGCTGCTGTCGATCATCGTCAATCCGCTGCTGTTCGCCTGGCTCGACCGGCGCGAGGCACGCGAGAAGGCCAACCGTGCGCCGGAACCCGAGGAACACATCTACCCGCCGATTCCGCCGGAGCTGCGCGACCACGTGATCCAGATCGGCTACGGCCGCGTCGGCAGCGAGCTGGGACGCCTGCTGAAGGAGCACGGCGTGGGCCTGGTGGTCATCGATGGCGAGGACGACCTGGTCGATCGCGCACGCGCGGCCGGCATTCCCGCGATCCGTGGCAATGCCGCCAACGAACGCGTGCTGCGCGAGGCCGCGCCAGAGCGTGCGCACACGGTGATGCTGGCCATCCCCAACGCGCTGGAAGCCGGCGAGATCATCGCCAAGCTGCGCGAGATCAACCCGGCGCTGACCATCGTGGCGCGCGCGCACAGCGACGCCGAGGTGAAGCATCTGCTCGAACACGGCGCCGACGGCGCGGTCATGGCCGAACGCGAACTGGCCCACAGCCTGGCCGAAATGGTGATGGCCACACCGCTGTACCGCGGCTCGCGCCACCTGCCCCCGGCCACGGCCTGA
- a CDS encoding YceH family protein produces MTETAPGTDPLLDAMQARIVASLVEKEATTPDTYPLTLNAIVLACNQKTSREPVMQLEPGAVGHALRQLEGRGWVKSQHGSRADRYEHRFATTLGITRPQAALLALLMLRGPQTVYELLTRADRMASFNGAEDVQYALERLAQREPTLVRELPRQSGQRESRWAHLLSGEPELPPADTAPARAVPAAAMEERIALLEARVTELEARLAVHTDRNGNSDER; encoded by the coding sequence ATGACCGAAACCGCCCCCGGCACCGACCCGCTCCTGGACGCCATGCAGGCGCGCATCGTCGCCAGCCTGGTCGAGAAGGAAGCGACCACGCCCGACACCTATCCGCTCACGCTCAACGCCATCGTGCTGGCCTGCAACCAGAAGACCTCGCGCGAACCGGTGATGCAGCTGGAGCCCGGCGCGGTGGGCCACGCGCTTCGCCAACTGGAAGGACGCGGCTGGGTGAAGTCGCAACACGGCAGCCGCGCCGATCGTTACGAGCACCGCTTCGCAACGACGCTGGGCATCACGCGTCCTCAGGCGGCGCTGCTCGCGCTGTTGATGCTGCGCGGGCCACAGACCGTGTACGAACTGCTCACGCGCGCCGACCGCATGGCCAGCTTCAACGGCGCCGAGGACGTGCAGTACGCACTGGAGCGCCTGGCCCAGCGCGAGCCCACGCTGGTGCGTGAACTGCCCCGCCAGAGCGGGCAGCGCGAATCGCGATGGGCGCATCTGCTCAGCGGCGAACCGGAGCTGCCGCCCGCGGACACCGCGCCGGCACGCGCCGTGCCGGCCGCCGCGATGGAAGAACGCATCGCCCTGCTGGAAGCACGCGTGACCGAACTGGAGGCACGCCTTGCCGTCCACACCGACCGGAACGGAAATTCGGACGAACGTTGA